In a genomic window of Streptomyces sp. NBC_01231:
- a CDS encoding sensor domain-containing diguanylate cyclase, with translation MGEDIRLAGIVALAQGMAAAHSSREVWRAAANGGCRALGGSFAALSVWERERGRLRVLVNVGERAEDEEEFPETEAYPVNQFAEITEFLHERWAGGGEPNAWVETAEGPAAGRRPGYVHQRVAALRRRGRGCCVVAPIVLHGLAWGELYVARPVGAPVFDRGDADFATVLASVVAAGIAQTERLEEVRRLAFTDALTGLANRRAVDARLDEAVERHRTEGIVVSLVVCDLNGLKRVNDTRGHAVGDRLLERFGSVLSLCGAMLPGALAARLGGDEFCLLAVGPPADEVVEAAGELCRRAAALELGEGVACGVASTEDPIGPVLSARRLFRLADAAQYRAKAERATWPVVAGREGPDDPVVRLADQPAAERTTERRRFRGRP, from the coding sequence ATGGGTGAGGACATTCGGCTCGCGGGCATCGTCGCGTTGGCGCAGGGCATGGCCGCGGCGCACAGCTCGCGGGAGGTGTGGCGGGCCGCCGCGAACGGGGGGTGCCGTGCGCTCGGCGGGAGTTTCGCCGCGCTCTCGGTGTGGGAGCGGGAGCGCGGACGGCTGCGGGTGCTCGTGAACGTCGGGGAGCGGGCCGAGGACGAGGAGGAGTTCCCGGAGACTGAGGCCTACCCGGTGAACCAGTTCGCCGAGATCACCGAGTTCCTGCACGAGCGGTGGGCCGGAGGCGGTGAGCCCAACGCGTGGGTGGAGACCGCGGAGGGGCCCGCCGCCGGGCGCCGGCCCGGTTACGTCCACCAGCGCGTCGCCGCCCTGCGCCGCCGGGGCCGCGGCTGCTGCGTCGTCGCGCCGATCGTGCTGCACGGGCTGGCGTGGGGCGAGCTGTATGTGGCCCGCCCGGTCGGCGCTCCCGTCTTCGACCGCGGTGACGCCGACTTCGCCACCGTCCTGGCCTCCGTCGTCGCCGCCGGTATCGCCCAGACCGAGCGACTGGAGGAGGTGCGGCGACTGGCGTTCACCGATGCCCTCACCGGCCTCGCCAACCGCCGCGCGGTCGACGCCCGCCTCGACGAGGCGGTCGAACGGCACCGTACGGAAGGGATCGTCGTCAGTCTCGTCGTCTGTGATCTGAACGGGCTCAAGCGCGTCAACGACACCCGCGGGCACGCCGTCGGTGACCGGCTCCTCGAACGCTTCGGGTCCGTCCTGTCGCTGTGCGGCGCCATGCTGCCCGGTGCCCTCGCCGCGCGCCTCGGCGGGGACGAGTTCTGTCTGCTCGCGGTCGGGCCGCCCGCCGACGAGGTGGTCGAGGCGGCCGGGGAACTCTGCCGCCGGGCCGCCGCGTTGGAGCTGGGCGAGGGGGTGGCCTGCGGGGTCGCGTCCACCGAGGACCCCATCGGGCCCGTGCTGTCCGCCCGTCGGCTGTTCCGGCTCGCCGACGCGGCCCAGTACCGGGCCAAGGCGGAGCGGGCCACCTGGCCGGTGGTCGCCGGGCGAGAGGGCCCCGACGATCCGGTCGTACGGCTGGCCGACCAGCCCGCCGCCGAGCGGACCACCGAACGACGCCGGTTCCGGGGTCGCCCCTGA
- a CDS encoding ABC transporter ATP-binding protein has translation MYELRSVTKRYTRGKETVDALDGVDLTIADGDRLVIQGPTGGGKSTLLQMLGGLDRPTSGEVVLDGTDMARLSEARLTKVRSENIGFVFQSFNLIPTLTAQENVETALVPLGVKGKERRERAAEALRSVGLGERLGHLPGEMSGGQQQRVAIARALVKQPKVLLADEPTGNLDESMRDEIMEVLERMWKELGLTFVMVTHDSSIAKKAPRVATIRKGRITVKENATP, from the coding sequence ATGTACGAACTCAGAAGCGTCACCAAGCGCTACACCCGAGGCAAGGAGACCGTCGACGCCCTCGACGGCGTCGACCTGACCATCGCCGACGGCGACCGCCTCGTCATCCAGGGCCCCACCGGCGGCGGCAAGTCCACCCTCCTCCAGATGCTCGGCGGCCTGGACCGGCCGACCTCCGGCGAAGTCGTCCTCGACGGCACCGACATGGCCAGGCTCTCCGAGGCCCGCCTCACCAAGGTCCGCAGCGAGAACATCGGCTTCGTCTTCCAGAGCTTCAACCTGATCCCGACGCTCACCGCGCAGGAGAACGTCGAGACCGCCCTCGTACCCCTCGGTGTGAAGGGCAAGGAGCGGCGTGAGAGGGCCGCCGAGGCGCTCAGGTCGGTCGGGCTCGGCGAACGGCTCGGGCACCTGCCCGGCGAGATGTCCGGCGGCCAGCAGCAACGCGTCGCCATCGCCCGCGCGCTGGTCAAGCAGCCGAAGGTGCTGCTCGCCGACGAACCCACGGGCAACCTCGACGAGTCGATGCGCGACGAGATCATGGAGGTACTCGAACGGATGTGGAAGGAGCTGGGGCTGACCTTCGTCATGGTCACCCACGATTCCTCGATCGCGAAGAAGGCCCCCCGCGTGGCCACGATCCGCAAGGGACGGATCACGGTCAAGGAGAACGCCACCCCCTGA
- a CDS encoding LPXTG cell wall anchor domain-containing protein, whose amino-acid sequence MSSVRRPLLTATAAGTLLGALWFVPSANATDDLPARTEPSATPSVQVTTQARAATETSSTTGEGTQLADTGSFDTTPYVVGGAASLALGAAFVAYSVRRERHGF is encoded by the coding sequence GTGTCATCCGTTCGCCGTCCGTTGCTGACCGCCACCGCCGCGGGGACCCTGCTGGGTGCCCTCTGGTTCGTCCCGTCCGCCAACGCGACAGACGACCTCCCGGCCAGAACGGAGCCGTCGGCGACGCCGAGCGTCCAGGTCACCACCCAGGCGCGGGCGGCGACCGAGACCTCGTCGACAACCGGCGAGGGCACCCAACTCGCCGACACCGGCAGCTTCGACACCACGCCCTACGTCGTCGGCGGCGCGGCCTCCCTGGCCCTGGGCGCCGCGTTCGTCGCGTACTCCGTGAGGCGAGAACGTCACGGTTTTTGA
- a CDS encoding S8 family peptidase produces the protein MTSPAAAKAEQTSGAVKAQLTSKHRLTLITGDRVVLDAKGRVVGLEPAKGREHIPVQTRKADGHTYVVPADVARLVASGKLDQRLFDVTELNKATTRKSQKHGLKVIVGYRGTAAATKADVRDAGKLRTNLKSLNADAIQTPQDDAPELWDAVTNGDQTASGIAHVWLDGVRKATLDKSVPQIGAPKAWAAGYDGKGVKIAVLDTGVDATHPDLKSQVIESKNFSTAADANDHFGHGTHVASIAAGTGAKSGGKYKGVAPGARILNGKVLDDTGSGDDSGILAGMEWAAAQGADVVNLSLGGGDTPEIDPLEAAVDKLSAEKGILFAIAAGNSGPESVGSPGSADSALTVGAVDDKDKLAGFSSTGPRLGDGAIKPDVTAPGVDITAASAKGSVIEQEVGEKPAGYLTISGTSMATPHVAGAAAILKQEHPDWTYAELKGALTGSTKGGKYTPFEQGSGRIQVDKAIKQTVIADPVSVSFGTQQWPHTDDKPVTKSLTYRNLGTKDVTLTLAATATNPKGQAAPAGFFKLAATKVTVPAGGKASVDVTVNTKLGGTLDGAYSAYVTATGGGQTVRTAAAVQREVESYDVTLKFLDRDGKPAPYYSAFLAGLSGAAKDKFYSPYDEDGTVTVRVPRGGYVLDSSVFVDPEDGTKGIDWLARPKLSVTKNTTVTLDARTAKPVDITVPDAAAKSEFASPGYTVDTADSGFGFGWFLDTYANFRSAHVGPQITDGSLSQQWDGHWSSGADKEYDTTTGAVVKQLATGYTKHYKASELAKVKVGLGAAAGGKKGAVQAVGWLPIGNGASSIGISQTLPGTRTLYLSTSDGVKWGLEFEQYGGVDSDGFPISEAGYTLGAEQTFKAGQTYSKTFNTAVFGPHLNADFGVYRDGNGISGVIPLFADGKTHAGSSLFTSVATTLYRNGTKVGSNDDPLFGESEFKVPAGDAEYKLTTSVKRSVKVAAASTRIDTSFTFRSKKTTNRAKLPVSTARFAATTGLDSKVEAGKTVKIPVTVEGAAKGSNLKSLAVYVSYDYGQTWKKVTVTGGKITVKNPAKGKAISFHAKIADKKGNKSTVSIYNAYYGK, from the coding sequence ATGACCAGCCCGGCGGCGGCGAAGGCAGAGCAGACGAGCGGTGCCGTGAAGGCCCAGCTCACGTCGAAGCACCGTCTCACCCTGATCACCGGTGACCGTGTCGTCCTGGACGCCAAGGGCCGTGTCGTCGGTCTGGAGCCCGCCAAGGGACGCGAGCACATACCCGTCCAGACCCGCAAGGCCGACGGCCACACCTACGTGGTGCCGGCCGACGTCGCCCGGCTGGTCGCGAGCGGCAAGCTCGACCAGCGGCTCTTCGACGTCACCGAGCTCAACAAGGCCACCACCCGCAAGTCCCAGAAGCACGGCCTGAAGGTCATCGTCGGCTACCGCGGCACCGCCGCGGCCACCAAGGCCGACGTCCGGGACGCGGGCAAGCTCCGCACGAACCTCAAGTCGCTGAACGCGGACGCGATCCAGACGCCGCAGGACGACGCGCCCGAGCTGTGGGACGCGGTCACCAACGGCGATCAGACCGCCTCCGGCATCGCGCACGTCTGGCTCGACGGCGTCCGCAAGGCCACCCTCGACAAGTCCGTGCCGCAGATCGGCGCCCCCAAGGCGTGGGCGGCCGGCTACGACGGCAAGGGCGTCAAGATCGCCGTCCTGGACACCGGTGTCGACGCGACGCACCCGGACCTGAAGTCCCAGGTGATCGAGTCCAAGAACTTCTCCACGGCCGCCGACGCCAACGACCACTTCGGCCACGGCACCCACGTCGCGTCCATCGCGGCGGGCACCGGAGCCAAGTCGGGCGGAAAGTACAAGGGCGTCGCACCCGGCGCGCGGATCCTCAACGGCAAGGTCCTCGACGACACCGGCTCCGGCGACGACTCCGGCATCCTCGCCGGCATGGAGTGGGCGGCCGCGCAGGGCGCCGACGTCGTCAACCTCAGCCTCGGCGGCGGGGACACTCCGGAGATCGACCCGCTGGAGGCGGCGGTCGACAAGCTGTCCGCCGAGAAGGGGATCCTCTTCGCGATCGCGGCGGGCAACTCCGGCCCCGAGTCGGTCGGTTCGCCGGGCAGCGCGGACTCCGCGCTCACCGTCGGCGCGGTCGACGACAAGGACAAGCTCGCCGGGTTCTCCTCGACCGGCCCGCGGCTCGGCGACGGCGCGATCAAGCCGGACGTCACCGCGCCTGGCGTGGACATCACGGCCGCGTCCGCCAAGGGCAGCGTGATCGAGCAGGAGGTCGGCGAGAAGCCGGCCGGCTATCTGACCATCTCCGGTACGTCGATGGCGACCCCGCATGTCGCGGGCGCCGCGGCGATCCTCAAGCAGGAGCACCCGGACTGGACGTACGCCGAGCTCAAGGGCGCGCTGACCGGCTCGACCAAGGGCGGCAAGTACACGCCGTTCGAGCAGGGTTCGGGCCGTATCCAGGTGGACAAGGCCATCAAGCAGACCGTGATCGCCGACCCGGTGTCGGTGAGCTTCGGCACGCAGCAGTGGCCGCACACCGACGACAAGCCGGTCACCAAGTCGCTGACGTACCGCAACCTCGGTACCAAGGACGTCACGCTCACCCTGGCCGCGACCGCCACCAACCCCAAGGGTCAGGCGGCTCCCGCGGGCTTCTTCAAGCTCGCCGCGACCAAGGTGACCGTCCCGGCAGGCGGCAAGGCGTCCGTGGACGTCACCGTCAACACCAAGCTGGGCGGCACGCTCGACGGCGCCTACTCCGCGTACGTGACCGCGACGGGCGGCGGCCAGACCGTGCGCACGGCGGCCGCGGTGCAGCGCGAGGTCGAGTCCTACGACGTCACGCTGAAGTTCCTCGACCGTGACGGCAAGCCGGCCCCGTACTACAGCGCCTTCCTCGCCGGCCTCTCCGGCGCCGCCAAGGACAAGTTCTACTCTCCGTACGACGAGGACGGCACCGTCACCGTCCGCGTTCCTCGCGGCGGCTACGTCCTGGACTCCTCGGTCTTCGTGGACCCGGAGGACGGCACCAAGGGCATCGACTGGCTCGCCCGGCCGAAGCTGAGCGTCACCAAGAACACCACGGTCACGCTGGACGCGCGGACCGCGAAGCCGGTCGACATCACCGTGCCCGACGCTGCCGCCAAGTCCGAGTTCGCGTCGCCGGGATACACGGTCGACACGGCCGACTCCGGCTTCGGCTTCGGCTGGTTCCTGGACACGTACGCCAACTTCCGCTCCGCGCACGTGGGTCCGCAGATCACTGACGGTTCGCTGAGCCAGCAGTGGGACGGTCACTGGAGCAGTGGTGCCGACAAGGAGTACGACACCACGACCGGCGCCGTGGTCAAGCAGCTCGCCACCGGTTACACCAAGCACTACAAGGCGAGCGAGCTGGCCAAGGTGAAGGTCGGTCTGGGCGCCGCGGCCGGCGGCAAGAAGGGCGCGGTCCAGGCCGTGGGCTGGCTGCCGATCGGCAATGGCGCCTCCTCCATCGGCATCTCGCAGACCCTGCCCGGCACCCGGACCCTGTACCTGTCCACTTCGGACGGCGTGAAGTGGGGGCTGGAATTCGAGCAGTACGGCGGCGTCGACTCGGACGGCTTCCCGATCTCCGAGGCGGGCTACACGCTCGGCGCCGAGCAGACCTTCAAGGCCGGCCAGACCTACTCGAAGACCTTCAACACGGCCGTGTTCGGACCGCACCTCAACGCGGACTTCGGTGTCTACCGTGACGGCAACGGCATCTCCGGCGTCATCCCGCTGTTCGCCGACGGGAAGACCCACGCGGGCTCCTCGCTCTTCACCTCGGTCGCCACGACCCTCTACCGCAACGGCACCAAGGTCGGCTCCAACGACGACCCGCTGTTCGGTGAGAGTGAGTTCAAGGTCCCGGCCGGCGACGCCGAGTACAAGCTGACGACGTCGGTCAAGCGCAGCGTGAAGGTCGCGGCGGCCTCCACCCGCATCGACACGAGCTTCACGTTCCGCTCGAAGAAGACCACGAACAGGGCGAAGCTGCCCGTGTCCACGGCCCGCTTCGCGGCGACCACCGGCCTGGACAGCAAGGTCGAGGCCGGCAAGACGGTCAAGATCCCGGTGACCGTCGAGGGCGCGGCCAAGGGCAGCAACCTCAAGTCGCTCGCGGTGTACGTGTCGTACGACTACGGCCAGACCTGGAAGAAGGTCACGGTCACGGGCGGCAAGATCACCGTGAAGAACCCGGCGAAGGGGAAGGCCATCTCCTTCCACGCCAAGATCGCGGACAAGAAGGGCAACAAGTCGACGGTCTCGATCTACAACGCGTACTACGGGAAGTAG
- a CDS encoding ABC transporter permease, protein MFFTYLRRELRRRRKAALVVASGLALGIALVIVVNSVSSGMGEAQDKVLQSLYGLGTDMTVTKAAQPQASASDRPRFRFDAQDNDSGSEQSTDRVMVQGFQTLSTATVTKVGKQSGVSDAVGGLSLQVVKVSGQFTRGQVQQNGEGGERQGGTRGAGGGGQPQGEVRGGGADFDVNSYSVYGTDVTKPALGPLTSSKITSGRTFTSSETNAKVAVLDSAYAKEKKLKVGSTLTARGVKYKVIGIATADSGDSAANVYLPLQQAQTLSDSKNKVTTIYVKATDSQRIDSVKSEIQKNISGTTVTTSADLADTVSGSLSTASSLATSVGKWLSIAVLIAAFLVAGLLTSSAVSRRVREFGTLKALGWKSGRVTRQVVGEAMVNGLLGGALGIALGLAGAYVVTAISPTLQAQLGGGGAGGTGGGGGFGGGGFGGPGRRAAAKTLDVALTAPVNTTTVAIAVGLAVAGGLIAGAFGGWRASHLRPADALRRVE, encoded by the coding sequence ATGTTCTTCACCTACCTGAGGCGCGAGCTGCGCCGCCGCAGAAAAGCGGCCCTCGTCGTCGCCTCCGGACTCGCGCTGGGTATCGCGCTGGTCATCGTCGTCAACTCCGTGTCGTCCGGCATGGGGGAGGCCCAGGACAAGGTCCTCCAGTCGCTGTACGGACTGGGCACGGACATGACGGTCACCAAGGCCGCCCAGCCGCAGGCGAGCGCCTCCGACCGACCGCGCTTCCGGTTCGACGCGCAGGACAACGACTCCGGCTCCGAGCAGAGCACCGACCGCGTGATGGTGCAGGGCTTCCAGACCCTGTCGACGGCGACCGTCACCAAGGTCGGCAAGCAGAGCGGGGTATCGGACGCGGTCGGCGGCCTGAGTCTCCAGGTCGTCAAGGTCAGCGGCCAGTTCACCCGCGGCCAGGTCCAGCAGAACGGCGAGGGCGGCGAACGGCAGGGCGGTACGCGGGGTGCGGGCGGCGGCGGTCAGCCGCAGGGCGAGGTACGGGGCGGCGGCGCCGACTTCGACGTCAACAGCTACTCCGTCTACGGCACCGACGTCACCAAGCCGGCCCTCGGCCCCTTGACCTCCTCCAAGATCACCAGCGGTCGTACGTTCACGTCGAGCGAGACGAACGCCAAGGTCGCCGTCCTCGACTCGGCCTACGCCAAGGAGAAGAAGCTCAAGGTCGGCAGCACGCTCACCGCCAGGGGCGTCAAGTACAAGGTCATCGGCATCGCCACCGCCGACAGCGGGGACTCGGCCGCGAACGTCTATCTCCCGCTCCAGCAGGCGCAGACGCTCAGCGACTCGAAGAACAAGGTCACCACCATCTATGTGAAGGCGACCGACTCGCAGCGGATCGACAGCGTCAAGTCCGAGATCCAGAAGAACATCTCGGGTACGACCGTGACGACCTCGGCGGATCTCGCGGACACGGTCTCCGGGTCGCTGTCCACGGCGTCTTCGCTGGCGACGAGCGTGGGCAAGTGGCTCTCCATCGCCGTGCTGATCGCCGCGTTCCTGGTCGCCGGGCTGCTCACCTCCTCGGCGGTGTCGCGCCGGGTGCGGGAGTTCGGCACCTTGAAGGCGCTGGGCTGGAAGTCCGGCCGGGTGACCCGGCAGGTCGTCGGTGAGGCGATGGTCAACGGGCTGCTGGGCGGCGCGCTGGGCATCGCGCTGGGCCTGGCGGGCGCCTATGTGGTGACGGCCATCAGCCCCACGCTGCAGGCGCAGTTGGGCGGGGGTGGCGCAGGCGGCACCGGCGGCGGTGGCGGCTTCGGTGGCGGCGGCTTCGGCGGTCCCGGCCGCCGGGCGGCGGCGAAGACCCTCGACGTGGCCCTGACCGCACCGGTGAACACCACGACGGTGGCGATCGCGGTGGGCCTGGCGGTCGCGGGCGGCCTGATCGCGGGCGCGTTCGGCGGCTGGCGCGCGTCACACCTGCGCCCGGCGGACGCTCTGCGGCGAGTGGAGTAG
- a CDS encoding Ig-like domain-containing protein, whose translation MTVSKRRRGLTVASALLGGVLVLSACSSGGDDASGSDGGDSSQSKVDEAAAKKTSEAQIAITPKDGSDNASINNSAAVTVSKGTLTDVAMTTSEGTAVSGQISADKKSWKPSTQLERSTTYKLTAEAKDSDGRVAHENASFTTVSPKNSFIGTYTPDDGTTVGVGMPVSINFDKAITNKAAVQKGITVSTTSGQEVVCHWFNAQRMDCRPDEYWKENSTVTLKLALDGVEGASGLYGVQQKTVTFKIGRNQVSYVDAKTKQMKITQDGKTVKTIPISAGSPDNKTYEGIMVMSEKFKETRMNGATVGFTDDDGKGEYDIKDVPHAIRLTSSGTFLHGNYWGAKSIFGSVNTSHGCVGLSDTKGANDPNTPAAWVYNNSLLGDVVVVQNTGDKTVSPDNGLNGWNLSWADWKAGSAA comes from the coding sequence ATGACGGTCAGCAAGCGGCGCAGGGGCCTGACGGTGGCGTCCGCACTGCTCGGCGGAGTGCTCGTGCTCTCGGCGTGTTCCAGTGGCGGCGACGACGCCTCCGGAAGCGACGGCGGCGACAGTTCGCAGTCCAAGGTCGACGAGGCGGCGGCGAAGAAGACGTCCGAGGCCCAGATCGCCATCACACCCAAGGACGGCTCGGACAACGCGTCCATCAACAACTCCGCCGCCGTCACCGTGAGCAAGGGCACGCTCACCGACGTGGCGATGACGACCTCCGAGGGCACCGCGGTCAGCGGCCAGATATCAGCGGACAAGAAGAGCTGGAAGCCCAGCACCCAGCTGGAGCGGTCCACCACCTACAAGCTGACGGCGGAGGCGAAGGACTCCGACGGGCGCGTCGCCCACGAGAACGCCTCCTTCACCACGGTCTCGCCGAAGAACAGCTTCATCGGCACGTACACCCCGGACGACGGCACCACCGTCGGCGTCGGTATGCCCGTGTCGATCAACTTCGACAAGGCGATCACCAACAAGGCGGCCGTCCAGAAGGGCATCACCGTCTCCACCACCAGCGGCCAGGAAGTCGTCTGCCACTGGTTCAACGCCCAGCGCATGGACTGCCGGCCCGACGAGTACTGGAAGGAGAACTCCACCGTCACGCTGAAGCTCGCGCTCGACGGCGTGGAGGGCGCCTCCGGTCTCTACGGCGTCCAGCAGAAGACGGTCACCTTCAAGATCGGCCGCAACCAGGTCTCGTACGTCGACGCGAAGACCAAGCAGATGAAGATCACGCAGGACGGCAAGACCGTCAAGACCATCCCGATCTCCGCCGGTTCGCCCGACAACAAGACCTACGAAGGCATCATGGTGATGTCGGAGAAGTTCAAGGAGACGCGCATGAACGGCGCGACCGTGGGCTTCACCGACGACGACGGCAAGGGCGAGTACGACATCAAGGATGTCCCGCACGCCATCCGCCTGACGAGTTCCGGCACCTTCCTGCACGGCAACTACTGGGGCGCGAAGTCCATCTTCGGCAGCGTGAACACCAGCCACGGCTGCGTGGGCCTGTCGGACACCAAGGGCGCCAACGACCCGAACACGCCTGCCGCGTGGGTGTACAACAACTCGCTCCTCGGTGACGTCGTGGTCGTCCAGAACACCGGCGACAAGACGGTCTCTCCGGACAACGGCCTCAACGGCTGGAACCTGAGCTGGGCCGACTGGAAGGCCGGTTCGGCGGCCTGA
- the hutH gene encoding histidine ammonia-lyase, whose product MHTVVVGTSGVTASDVLAVARDGARIELSEEAIAALAAARGIVDQLAAKPDPVYGVSTGFGALATRHISPELRAQLQRNIVRSHAAGMGPRVEREVVRALMFLRLKTVCSGHTGVRPEVARTMADVLNAGITPVVHEYGSLGCSGDLAPLSHCALTLLGEGDAEGPDGVVRPAGELLAEHRIAPVELREKEGLALLNGTDGMLGMLVMALADLDTLYKSADITAALSLEALLGTDKVLAPELHAIRPHPGQAAAAANMLAVLEGSELTGHHQDDAPRVQDAYSVRCAPQVAGAGRDTMAHARLVAERELASAVDNPVVLPDGRVESNGNFHGAPVAYVLDFLAIAAADLASIAERRTDRLLDKNRSHGLPPFLADDPGVDSGLMIAQYTQAALVSELKRLAVPASADSIPSSAMQEDHVSMGWSAARKLRTAVDNLTRVVAVELYAATRAVELREGLAPAPASRAVIEAARKAGVRGPGPDRFLAPDLAAADAFVRDGRLVAAAETVTGPLR is encoded by the coding sequence ATGCACACTGTGGTGGTGGGGACGTCCGGGGTGACCGCGTCCGACGTTCTCGCCGTGGCGCGCGACGGCGCCCGGATCGAGCTCTCCGAGGAGGCGATCGCGGCCCTCGCCGCCGCTCGCGGGATCGTGGACCAGCTCGCGGCCAAGCCCGACCCCGTCTACGGCGTGAGCACCGGCTTCGGAGCTCTGGCGACCCGGCACATCAGCCCGGAGCTGCGGGCCCAGTTGCAGCGCAACATCGTCCGCTCGCACGCCGCCGGAATGGGGCCGCGGGTCGAGCGGGAGGTCGTACGCGCGCTGATGTTCCTGCGGCTGAAGACCGTCTGCTCCGGACACACCGGCGTCCGCCCCGAGGTCGCCCGGACCATGGCCGACGTCCTCAACGCCGGCATCACCCCGGTCGTCCACGAGTACGGCTCCCTCGGCTGCTCCGGCGACCTGGCCCCGCTGTCCCACTGCGCCCTGACCCTGCTGGGGGAGGGCGACGCCGAGGGCCCGGACGGTGTCGTACGCCCCGCCGGTGAGCTGCTCGCCGAGCACCGCATCGCCCCCGTCGAACTGCGCGAGAAGGAGGGCCTCGCCCTCCTCAACGGCACCGACGGCATGCTCGGCATGCTGGTCATGGCCCTCGCCGACCTGGACACGCTCTACAAGTCCGCCGACATCACCGCGGCGCTGTCGCTGGAGGCCCTCCTCGGCACCGACAAGGTCCTCGCCCCCGAGCTGCACGCCATCCGCCCGCACCCCGGGCAGGCCGCGGCCGCCGCCAACATGCTGGCCGTACTGGAAGGCTCGGAGCTCACCGGCCACCACCAGGACGACGCCCCCCGCGTCCAGGACGCCTACTCCGTGCGCTGCGCCCCGCAGGTCGCCGGAGCCGGACGGGACACCATGGCCCACGCCCGCCTGGTCGCCGAGCGCGAGCTGGCGTCGGCGGTGGACAACCCCGTGGTGCTGCCCGACGGCCGCGTCGAGTCCAACGGCAACTTCCACGGCGCCCCGGTGGCCTACGTCCTCGACTTCCTCGCCATCGCGGCCGCCGACCTCGCCTCCATCGCCGAGCGCCGTACCGACCGGCTGCTCGACAAGAACCGCAGCCACGGTCTGCCGCCGTTCCTCGCCGACGACCCGGGCGTGGACTCCGGGCTGATGATCGCCCAGTACACGCAGGCCGCCCTGGTCAGCGAGCTGAAGCGGCTGGCCGTACCGGCATCGGCGGACTCGATCCCGTCCTCCGCGATGCAGGAGGACCACGTCTCCATGGGCTGGTCGGCCGCCCGCAAGCTGCGCACCGCCGTCGACAACCTCACCCGGGTCGTCGCCGTCGAGCTGTACGCCGCCACGCGCGCCGTGGAGCTGCGCGAGGGACTGGCCCCGGCGCCGGCCTCCCGGGCGGTAATCGAGGCCGCACGGAAGGCGGGGGTGCGCGGTCCCGGCCCCGACCGGTTCCTGGCGCCCGACCTGGCCGCGGCGGACGCGTTCGTGCGGGACGGACGGCTGGTCGCGGCGGCGGAGACGGTCACCGGACCGCTGCGGTAG
- a CDS encoding antibiotic biosynthesis monooxygenase, protein MTTQTVEYIRYRIPEEQSAEFLSAYTRAAALLAAAPQCVDYELARCEEDFEHYVLRITWTSTEDHLEGFRKSELFEDFLAEIRPFIPSIEEMRHYKPTTVRGTGSAVPTLYAWAGGAEAFARLTTVFYEKVLADELLAPVFAGLDPEHAEHVALWLAEVFGGPPGYSETQGGHGHMVAKHMGRNITEAQRRRWVNLIQDAADEADLPTDAAFRSAFLAYVEWGTRLAVYFSGPDAKPPAEQPVPKWTWGAAPPYQG, encoded by the coding sequence ATGACGACTCAGACGGTCGAGTACATCCGGTACCGCATCCCCGAAGAGCAGTCGGCGGAGTTCCTGTCCGCCTACACCCGGGCCGCGGCCCTGCTGGCGGCGGCGCCGCAATGCGTCGACTACGAACTGGCACGCTGCGAGGAGGACTTCGAGCACTACGTCCTGCGCATCACCTGGACCTCCACCGAGGACCACCTCGAAGGCTTCCGCAAGTCGGAGCTGTTCGAGGACTTCCTCGCCGAGATCCGGCCGTTCATCCCGTCCATAGAGGAGATGCGGCACTACAAGCCGACCACGGTCCGCGGCACGGGCTCCGCCGTGCCCACGCTGTACGCGTGGGCGGGCGGCGCGGAGGCCTTCGCCCGGCTGACGACGGTCTTCTACGAGAAGGTCCTCGCGGACGAGCTCCTCGCGCCCGTCTTCGCGGGGCTGGACCCCGAGCATGCCGAGCACGTGGCCCTGTGGCTCGCCGAGGTCTTCGGCGGCCCGCCCGGCTACTCCGAGACCCAGGGCGGCCACGGCCACATGGTCGCCAAACACATGGGCCGGAACATCACCGAGGCCCAGCGCCGCCGCTGGGTGAACCTGATCCAGGACGCGGCGGACGAGGCGGACCTGCCGACGGACGCCGCGTTCCGCTCGGCCTTCCTCGCCTACGTGGAGTGGGGCACCCGCCTGGCGGTGTACTTCTCGGGCCCGGACGCCAAGCCGCCGGCGGAACAGCCGGTACCGAAGTGGACGTGGGGGGCGGCACCGCCGTACCAGGGCTGA